The following coding sequences are from one Passer domesticus isolate bPasDom1 chromosome 11, bPasDom1.hap1, whole genome shotgun sequence window:
- the UGGT1 gene encoding UDP-glucose:glycoprotein glucosyltransferase 1 isoform X1 has product MGILIAVLGVWFSSSLVKADSKAVTTSLTTKWSSTPLLLETSEFLSEEGQEKFWNFVEASENIKTAEHDGSDYSSYQEMLKVACQTLSPLQQNLLKFSLSLRSYSAAVQAFQQIAADESPPEGCTLFFVVHGEKTCEFDSLGKLLQAASDRPKPFLFKGDHKYPAANPESPVVILYAEIGSEEFYRHHRRLVSKAEAGEITYVLRHYIANPSKEKVYLSGYGVELAIKSTEYKAKDDTQVKGTDVNATVIDENDPIDEVQGFLFGKLRQLYPDLSEELKELRKHLVESTNEMAPLKVWQLQDLSFQTAARILTAPPVDALMVMKDLSQNFPTKARAITKTVVSSELRAEIEENQKYFKGTLGLQPGDSALFINGLLIDLDTQDIFSLIDVLRNEARVMEGLHSLGIEGISLHNVLKLNIQPSDSDYAVDIRSPAISWINNLEVDSRYNSWPSSVQELLRPTFPGVIRQIRKNFHNFVLIVDPTHETTAELLNVAEMFFSNHIPLRIGLVFVVNDSEDVDGLQDPGVALLRTYNYVAQEMDNNYAFQTVMSIYNKVKTGDQLKVEHVVNVLEKQYPYVEINSVLGIDSAYDQNRKAARAYYEQTGVGPLPVVLFNGMPFQKDQLDPDDLETVTMHKILETTSIFQRAVYLGELSNDQDVVEYIMNQPNVVPRINSRILRSDREYLDLTGMNNHFVDDFARFTTLESKDKTAAVANSMTYLTKKGMSSKEIYDDSFVRPVTFWIVGDFDKPSGRQLLYDAIKHQKSSNNIRISMINNPSEEPNSQNTIVAKAIWAALQTQTSNNAKNFITKMAKEETVKALEAGADILEFAVGGMDTKIFKEAFDSPKVDFILSHAIYCRDVLKLKKGQRAVISNGRIIGPLEDGEMFNQDDFHLLENIILKTSGQKIKSQIQQLGFEEDLASDLVMKVDALLSAQPKGEARIEYQFFEERYSAVKLRPKEGETYFDVVAIVDPVTRDAQRLAPLLLVLNQLINMNLRVFMNCQSKLSDMPLKSFYRYVLEPEISFTAENNFAPGPIAKFLDMPQSPLFTLNLNTPESWMVESVRTPYDLDNIFLEEVESVVAAEYELEYLLLEGHCYDITTGQPPRGLQFTLGTSSSPVIVDTIVMANLGYFQLKANPGAWTLRLRKGRSEDIYRIYSHDGTDSPPEANEVIVVLNNFKSKIIKVKVQKKFDMMNEDLLSDGTNENESGFWESLKWGFTGGQKNEDVKQDKDDVLNIFSVASGHLYERFLRIMMLSVLKHTKTPLKFWFLKNYLSPTFKEFIPYMAKKYNFQYELVQYKWPRWLHQQTEKQRIIWGYKILFLDVLFPLAVDKILFVDADQIVRTDLKELRDFNLDGAPYGYTPFCDSRREMDGYRFWKSGYWASHLAGRKYHISALYVVDLKKFRKIAAGDRLRGQYQGLSQDPNSLSNLDQDLPNNMIHQVPIKSLPQEWLWCETWCDDSSKKRAKTIDLCNNPMTKEPKLQAAMRIVPEWQDYDQEIKLLQSNFQKEKEMGTPAEMPGQHTHDPAAHVEL; this is encoded by the exons ATGGGAATACTTATTGCAGTTCTTGGAGTCTGGTTCAGCTCTTCTCTTGTAAAAGCAGATTCTAAGGCTGTGACAACATCTCTAACTACAAAGTGGTCTTCAACTCCTTTACTCCTTGAAACAAG TGAATTTTTATCAGAAGAAGGTCAAGAAAAATTCTGGAATTTTGTTGAAGCCAGTGAGAATATTAAGACAGCTGAGCATGATG GTAGTGATTATTCTTCTTACCAGGAAATGCTGAAAGTGGCCTGCCAGACTCTGTCACCTTTGCAGCAGAATTTGTTGAAATTTTCCTTGTCTTTACGCTCCTACTCTGCAGCAGTTCAAGCTTTTCAACAG ATAGCAGCTGATGAATCTCCACCAGAGGGCTGTACCCTGTTTTTTGTTGTGCATGGGGAGAAAACATGTGAATTTGACTCTCTTGGAAAACTTTTACAGGCAGCTTCAGACAG GCCAAAGCCATTTCTGTTCAAGGGGGACCACAAGTACCCAGCAGCAAACCCTGAAAGTCCTGTGGTCATCCTTTATGCAGAGATTGGCTCAGAGGAGTTCTACAGGCACCACAGGAGGCTTGTTTCCAAGGCTGAGGCAGGAGAAATCACTTATGTGCTCAGACACTACATTGCT AATCCCAGCAAGGAGAAGGTCTACCTCTCTGGCTATGGTGTAGAACTGGCTATTAAAAGTACAGAATATAAGGCCAAGGATGATACCCAGGTGAAAg GCACAGATGTGAATGCCACAGTCATAGATGAAAATGACCCTATTGATGAAGTGCAAGGATTTCTGTTTGGAAAACTAAG GCAGCTGTATCCTGACTTGTcagaagagctgaaagagctcaGAAAACACCTCGTGGAAAGTACCAATGAAATGGCACCTTTGAAAGTATGGCAGCTCCAAG ATCTGAGTTTTCAAACTGCTGCTCGCATTTTGACTGCTCCCCCTGTGGATGCCCTGATGGTCATGAAAGATCTTAGTCAGAACTTTCCTACAAAGGCCAG agCCATAACAAAAACAGTTGTTTCTTCGGAGCTCAGAGCAGAAATTGAAGAGAACCAAAAG tatttcaaGGGAACATTAGGATTGCAACCAGGAGATTCTGCCCTATTCATCAATGGACTACTTATTGACTTAGACACTCAGGATATATTTAG CTTGATTGACGTGCTCCGCAATGAAGCCCGCGTTATGGAGGGCCTGCACAGCTTGGGAATTGAGGGAATTTCCTTACACAATGTCCTGAAGCTGAACATCCAGCCATCAGATTCTGACTATGCTGTAGACATCAGAAGCCCTGCCATTTCA TGGATCAACAATCTGGAAGTTGACAGTCGGTACAATTCCTGGCCTTCCagtgtgcaggagctgctgcggCCCACATTTCCTGGTGTGATCAGGCAAATCAGAAAAAACTTCCATAATTTT GTGCTGATAGTAGATCCTACTCATGAGACCACAGCAGAATTACTGAATGTGGCAGAAATGTTCTTCAGTAACCACATCCCTCTGAG GATAGGACTGGTCTTTGTGGTTAATGACTCTGAGGATGTTGATGGACTTCAGGATCCTGGTGTTGCCCTCCTGAGGACATACAATTATGTGGCACAAGAAATGGACAATAATTATGCTTTTCAGACCGTCATGTCT ATCTATAACAAAGTGAAAACAGGAGACCAGCTGAAAGTGGAACATGTTGTTAATGTTCTTGAGAAACAGTATCCTTACGTGGAAATCAACAGCGTGCTGGGAATTGATTCTGCCTATGATCAAAACAGGAAG GCAGCAAGAGCTTACTATGAGCAAACTGGTGTAGGCCCTCTCCCTGTTGTCCTGTTCAATGGGATGCCTTTCCAAAAGGATCAGCTGGATCCTGATGACCTGGAAACTGTGACAATGCACAAAATCCTGGAAACCACGAGCATCTTCCAGCGCGCCGTGTACCTG GGTGAACTATCTAATGACCAAGATGTGGTTGAGTATATAATGAACCAGCCTAATGTTGTTCCAAGAATTAACTCAAGAATCCTAAGGTCTGACAGAGAGTACCTAGATCTGACAGGAATGA ATAACCATTTTGTGGATGACTTTGCTCGATTTACCACATTGGAGTCTAAAGATAAGACAGCTGCTGTTGCAAACAGCATGACCTACTTAACAAAGAAAG GAATGTCTTCCAAGGAGATCTATG ATGATTCCTTTGTTAGACCAGTTACTTTTTGGATTGTTGGTGATTTTGATAAACCTTCAGGGAGGCAATTGTTGTATGATGCCATTAAACATCAG AAATCCAGCAATAACATTCGAATCAGCATGATTAATAATCCTAGTGAAGAGCCCAACAGCCAGAACACCATTGTAGCTAAAGCCATATGGGCAGCTTTGCAGACACAAACCTCAAATAATGCCAAGAACTTCATCACCAAGATGGCAAAAGAAGAAACTGTGAAGGCACTGGAGGCAGGAGCTGACATCTTGGAATTTGCTGTTGGG GGTATGGATACCAAAATTTTCAAAGAAGCCTTTGACTCTCCCAAGGTGGATTTTATTCTGTCCCATGCTATTTACTGCAGAGATGTTCTGAAGCTGAAGAAGGGGCAGAGGGCTGTGATCAGCAATGGACGG ATTATTGGCCCATTAGAGGATGGAGAGATGTTCAATCAGGATGATTTTCATCTCCTTGAAAATATAATACTAAAGACATCAGGACAGAAAATCAAATCTCAGATTCAGCAGCTGGGATTTGAAGAAGATCT gGCAAGTGACTTGGTAATGAAAGTGGATGCTCTTCTTTCTGCTCAGCCAAAGGGAGAGGCAAGGATTGAATATCAGTTTTTTGAAGAACGATACAG tGCAGTTAAACTGAGACCAAAAGAGGGGGAGACATACTTTGATGTTGTGGCTATTGTTGATCCCGTGACCAGAGATGCTCAAAGACTTGCTCCATTACTTTTG GTTTTGAACCAGTTGATAAATATGAACCTGAGAGTGTTTATGAACTGCCAGTCTAAGCTTTCTGACATGCCACTGAAAAG CTTTTACCGCTATGTTCTGGAGCCAGAGATTTCTTTCACTGCAGAGAATAACTTTGCTCCAGGACCAATTGCCAAGTTCTTAGATATGCCCCAGTCTCCCCTGTTCACTCTGAATTTAAACACTCCTGAGAGTTGGATGGTGGAGTCTGTTAGAACTCCTTATGACCTTGACAATATCTTCTTGGAGGAG GTGGAGAGTGTTGTAGCTGCAGAGTATGAGCTGGAGTACCTGCTGCTGGAGGGCCACTGCTATGACATTACAACAGGGCAGCCACCTCGGGGGCTCCAGTTTACCCTGGgcacctccagcagccctgTCATCGTGGACACCATCGTCATGGCCAACCTG GGCTACTTCCAGTTAAAAGCCAATCCTGGTGCATGGACTCTAAGACTGAGAAAAGGCAGATCTGAAGATATTTACAGGATCTACAG CCACGATGGCACAGACTCTCCGCCTGAAGCTAATGAAGTTATTGTTGTTCTCAATAACTTCAAGAGCAAAATTATTAAAGTGAAG GTGCAGAAAAAGTTTGATATGATGAATGAAGATCTGCTAAGTGATGGCACCAATGAGAATGAATCTGGATTTTGGGAATCTCTGAAATG gggATTCACAGGAGGACAAAAGAATGAAGATGTGAAACAGGATAAAGATGATGTACTAAATATATTCTCTGTGGCTTCAGGACACCTCTATGAGAGATTCCTACG CATAATGATGTTGTCTGTGCTGAAACACACTAAGACTCCTTTGAAGTTTTGGTTTCTGAAGAACTACTTATCACCTACATTCAAG GAGTTCATCCCATACATGGCCAAGAAGTACAATTTCCAGTATGAGCTGGTCCAGTATAAATGGCCACGCTGGCTGCACCAACAAACCGAGAAGCAGCGAATCATCTGGGGTTACAAGATCCTCTTTCTAGATGTGCTCTTCCCATTAGCTGTTGATAAAATCCTCTTTGTGGATGCTGATCAG ATTGTGCGCACAGATCTAAAGGAATTGAGGGATTTTAATCTGGATGGTGCTCCTTATGGATACACTCCATTCTGTGACAGCCGAAGGGAAATGGATGGCTACAGGTTCTGGAAATCAGGATACTGGGCAAGTCATTTAgctggaagaaaataccacatcaG TGCTCTGTACGTTGTGGATCTGAAGAAGTTCAGGAAGATAGCAGCTGGAGATCGACTCAGAGGACAGTACCAGGGTCTGAGTCAGGATCCAAACAGTCTGTCCAACCTTGATCAG GATTTGCCAAACAACATGATCCACCAAGTACCAATTAAGTCCCTcccccaggagtggctgtggtgTGAAACATGGTGTGATGATTCCTCAAAGAAGAGAGCAAAAACCATTGATCTG TGTAACAACCCAATGACCAAAGAGCccaagctgcaggcagccaTGAGGATAGTTCCAGAATGGCAGGACTATGATCAAGAAATCAAACTGCTCCAGAGTAatttccagaaggaaaaagaaatgggaaCACCAGCTGAGATGCCAGGACAACACACACAtg ATCCAGCAGCACATGTGGAATTATGA
- the UGGT1 gene encoding UDP-glucose:glycoprotein glucosyltransferase 1 isoform X2, translating to MGILIAVLGVWFSSSLVKADSKAVTTSLTTKWSSTPLLLETSEFLSEEGQEKFWNFVEASENIKTAEHDGSDYSSYQEMLKVACQTLSPLQQNLLKFSLSLRSYSAAVQAFQQIAADESPPEGCTLFFVVHGEKTCEFDSLGKLLQAASDRPKPFLFKGDHKYPAANPESPVVILYAEIGSEEFYRHHRRLVSKAEAGEITYVLRHYIANPSKEKVYLSGYGVELAIKSTEYKAKDDTQVKGTDVNATVIDENDPIDEVQGFLFGKLRQLYPDLSEELKELRKHLVESTNEMAPLKVWQLQDLSFQTAARILTAPPVDALMVMKDLSQNFPTKARAITKTVVSSELRAEIEENQKYFKGTLGLQPGDSALFINGLLIDLDTQDIFSLIDVLRNEARVMEGLHSLGIEGISLHNVLKLNIQPSDSDYAVDIRSPAISWINNLEVDSRYNSWPSSVQELLRPTFPGVIRQIRKNFHNFVLIVDPTHETTAELLNVAEMFFSNHIPLRIGLVFVVNDSEDVDGLQDPGVALLRTYNYVAQEMDNNYAFQTVMSIYNKVKTGDQLKVEHVVNVLEKQYPYVEINSVLGIDSAYDQNRKAARAYYEQTGVGPLPVVLFNGMPFQKDQLDPDDLETVTMHKILETTSIFQRAVYLGELSNDQDVVEYIMNQPNVVPRINSRILRSDREYLDLTGMNNHFVDDFARFTTLESKDKTAAVANSMTYLTKKDDSFVRPVTFWIVGDFDKPSGRQLLYDAIKHQKSSNNIRISMINNPSEEPNSQNTIVAKAIWAALQTQTSNNAKNFITKMAKEETVKALEAGADILEFAVGGMDTKIFKEAFDSPKVDFILSHAIYCRDVLKLKKGQRAVISNGRIIGPLEDGEMFNQDDFHLLENIILKTSGQKIKSQIQQLGFEEDLASDLVMKVDALLSAQPKGEARIEYQFFEERYSAVKLRPKEGETYFDVVAIVDPVTRDAQRLAPLLLVLNQLINMNLRVFMNCQSKLSDMPLKSFYRYVLEPEISFTAENNFAPGPIAKFLDMPQSPLFTLNLNTPESWMVESVRTPYDLDNIFLEEVESVVAAEYELEYLLLEGHCYDITTGQPPRGLQFTLGTSSSPVIVDTIVMANLGYFQLKANPGAWTLRLRKGRSEDIYRIYSHDGTDSPPEANEVIVVLNNFKSKIIKVKVQKKFDMMNEDLLSDGTNENESGFWESLKWGFTGGQKNEDVKQDKDDVLNIFSVASGHLYERFLRIMMLSVLKHTKTPLKFWFLKNYLSPTFKEFIPYMAKKYNFQYELVQYKWPRWLHQQTEKQRIIWGYKILFLDVLFPLAVDKILFVDADQIVRTDLKELRDFNLDGAPYGYTPFCDSRREMDGYRFWKSGYWASHLAGRKYHISALYVVDLKKFRKIAAGDRLRGQYQGLSQDPNSLSNLDQDLPNNMIHQVPIKSLPQEWLWCETWCDDSSKKRAKTIDLCNNPMTKEPKLQAAMRIVPEWQDYDQEIKLLQSNFQKEKEMGTPAEMPGQHTHDPAAHVEL from the exons ATGGGAATACTTATTGCAGTTCTTGGAGTCTGGTTCAGCTCTTCTCTTGTAAAAGCAGATTCTAAGGCTGTGACAACATCTCTAACTACAAAGTGGTCTTCAACTCCTTTACTCCTTGAAACAAG TGAATTTTTATCAGAAGAAGGTCAAGAAAAATTCTGGAATTTTGTTGAAGCCAGTGAGAATATTAAGACAGCTGAGCATGATG GTAGTGATTATTCTTCTTACCAGGAAATGCTGAAAGTGGCCTGCCAGACTCTGTCACCTTTGCAGCAGAATTTGTTGAAATTTTCCTTGTCTTTACGCTCCTACTCTGCAGCAGTTCAAGCTTTTCAACAG ATAGCAGCTGATGAATCTCCACCAGAGGGCTGTACCCTGTTTTTTGTTGTGCATGGGGAGAAAACATGTGAATTTGACTCTCTTGGAAAACTTTTACAGGCAGCTTCAGACAG GCCAAAGCCATTTCTGTTCAAGGGGGACCACAAGTACCCAGCAGCAAACCCTGAAAGTCCTGTGGTCATCCTTTATGCAGAGATTGGCTCAGAGGAGTTCTACAGGCACCACAGGAGGCTTGTTTCCAAGGCTGAGGCAGGAGAAATCACTTATGTGCTCAGACACTACATTGCT AATCCCAGCAAGGAGAAGGTCTACCTCTCTGGCTATGGTGTAGAACTGGCTATTAAAAGTACAGAATATAAGGCCAAGGATGATACCCAGGTGAAAg GCACAGATGTGAATGCCACAGTCATAGATGAAAATGACCCTATTGATGAAGTGCAAGGATTTCTGTTTGGAAAACTAAG GCAGCTGTATCCTGACTTGTcagaagagctgaaagagctcaGAAAACACCTCGTGGAAAGTACCAATGAAATGGCACCTTTGAAAGTATGGCAGCTCCAAG ATCTGAGTTTTCAAACTGCTGCTCGCATTTTGACTGCTCCCCCTGTGGATGCCCTGATGGTCATGAAAGATCTTAGTCAGAACTTTCCTACAAAGGCCAG agCCATAACAAAAACAGTTGTTTCTTCGGAGCTCAGAGCAGAAATTGAAGAGAACCAAAAG tatttcaaGGGAACATTAGGATTGCAACCAGGAGATTCTGCCCTATTCATCAATGGACTACTTATTGACTTAGACACTCAGGATATATTTAG CTTGATTGACGTGCTCCGCAATGAAGCCCGCGTTATGGAGGGCCTGCACAGCTTGGGAATTGAGGGAATTTCCTTACACAATGTCCTGAAGCTGAACATCCAGCCATCAGATTCTGACTATGCTGTAGACATCAGAAGCCCTGCCATTTCA TGGATCAACAATCTGGAAGTTGACAGTCGGTACAATTCCTGGCCTTCCagtgtgcaggagctgctgcggCCCACATTTCCTGGTGTGATCAGGCAAATCAGAAAAAACTTCCATAATTTT GTGCTGATAGTAGATCCTACTCATGAGACCACAGCAGAATTACTGAATGTGGCAGAAATGTTCTTCAGTAACCACATCCCTCTGAG GATAGGACTGGTCTTTGTGGTTAATGACTCTGAGGATGTTGATGGACTTCAGGATCCTGGTGTTGCCCTCCTGAGGACATACAATTATGTGGCACAAGAAATGGACAATAATTATGCTTTTCAGACCGTCATGTCT ATCTATAACAAAGTGAAAACAGGAGACCAGCTGAAAGTGGAACATGTTGTTAATGTTCTTGAGAAACAGTATCCTTACGTGGAAATCAACAGCGTGCTGGGAATTGATTCTGCCTATGATCAAAACAGGAAG GCAGCAAGAGCTTACTATGAGCAAACTGGTGTAGGCCCTCTCCCTGTTGTCCTGTTCAATGGGATGCCTTTCCAAAAGGATCAGCTGGATCCTGATGACCTGGAAACTGTGACAATGCACAAAATCCTGGAAACCACGAGCATCTTCCAGCGCGCCGTGTACCTG GGTGAACTATCTAATGACCAAGATGTGGTTGAGTATATAATGAACCAGCCTAATGTTGTTCCAAGAATTAACTCAAGAATCCTAAGGTCTGACAGAGAGTACCTAGATCTGACAGGAATGA ATAACCATTTTGTGGATGACTTTGCTCGATTTACCACATTGGAGTCTAAAGATAAGACAGCTGCTGTTGCAAACAGCATGACCTACTTAACAAAGAAAG ATGATTCCTTTGTTAGACCAGTTACTTTTTGGATTGTTGGTGATTTTGATAAACCTTCAGGGAGGCAATTGTTGTATGATGCCATTAAACATCAG AAATCCAGCAATAACATTCGAATCAGCATGATTAATAATCCTAGTGAAGAGCCCAACAGCCAGAACACCATTGTAGCTAAAGCCATATGGGCAGCTTTGCAGACACAAACCTCAAATAATGCCAAGAACTTCATCACCAAGATGGCAAAAGAAGAAACTGTGAAGGCACTGGAGGCAGGAGCTGACATCTTGGAATTTGCTGTTGGG GGTATGGATACCAAAATTTTCAAAGAAGCCTTTGACTCTCCCAAGGTGGATTTTATTCTGTCCCATGCTATTTACTGCAGAGATGTTCTGAAGCTGAAGAAGGGGCAGAGGGCTGTGATCAGCAATGGACGG ATTATTGGCCCATTAGAGGATGGAGAGATGTTCAATCAGGATGATTTTCATCTCCTTGAAAATATAATACTAAAGACATCAGGACAGAAAATCAAATCTCAGATTCAGCAGCTGGGATTTGAAGAAGATCT gGCAAGTGACTTGGTAATGAAAGTGGATGCTCTTCTTTCTGCTCAGCCAAAGGGAGAGGCAAGGATTGAATATCAGTTTTTTGAAGAACGATACAG tGCAGTTAAACTGAGACCAAAAGAGGGGGAGACATACTTTGATGTTGTGGCTATTGTTGATCCCGTGACCAGAGATGCTCAAAGACTTGCTCCATTACTTTTG GTTTTGAACCAGTTGATAAATATGAACCTGAGAGTGTTTATGAACTGCCAGTCTAAGCTTTCTGACATGCCACTGAAAAG CTTTTACCGCTATGTTCTGGAGCCAGAGATTTCTTTCACTGCAGAGAATAACTTTGCTCCAGGACCAATTGCCAAGTTCTTAGATATGCCCCAGTCTCCCCTGTTCACTCTGAATTTAAACACTCCTGAGAGTTGGATGGTGGAGTCTGTTAGAACTCCTTATGACCTTGACAATATCTTCTTGGAGGAG GTGGAGAGTGTTGTAGCTGCAGAGTATGAGCTGGAGTACCTGCTGCTGGAGGGCCACTGCTATGACATTACAACAGGGCAGCCACCTCGGGGGCTCCAGTTTACCCTGGgcacctccagcagccctgTCATCGTGGACACCATCGTCATGGCCAACCTG GGCTACTTCCAGTTAAAAGCCAATCCTGGTGCATGGACTCTAAGACTGAGAAAAGGCAGATCTGAAGATATTTACAGGATCTACAG CCACGATGGCACAGACTCTCCGCCTGAAGCTAATGAAGTTATTGTTGTTCTCAATAACTTCAAGAGCAAAATTATTAAAGTGAAG GTGCAGAAAAAGTTTGATATGATGAATGAAGATCTGCTAAGTGATGGCACCAATGAGAATGAATCTGGATTTTGGGAATCTCTGAAATG gggATTCACAGGAGGACAAAAGAATGAAGATGTGAAACAGGATAAAGATGATGTACTAAATATATTCTCTGTGGCTTCAGGACACCTCTATGAGAGATTCCTACG CATAATGATGTTGTCTGTGCTGAAACACACTAAGACTCCTTTGAAGTTTTGGTTTCTGAAGAACTACTTATCACCTACATTCAAG GAGTTCATCCCATACATGGCCAAGAAGTACAATTTCCAGTATGAGCTGGTCCAGTATAAATGGCCACGCTGGCTGCACCAACAAACCGAGAAGCAGCGAATCATCTGGGGTTACAAGATCCTCTTTCTAGATGTGCTCTTCCCATTAGCTGTTGATAAAATCCTCTTTGTGGATGCTGATCAG ATTGTGCGCACAGATCTAAAGGAATTGAGGGATTTTAATCTGGATGGTGCTCCTTATGGATACACTCCATTCTGTGACAGCCGAAGGGAAATGGATGGCTACAGGTTCTGGAAATCAGGATACTGGGCAAGTCATTTAgctggaagaaaataccacatcaG TGCTCTGTACGTTGTGGATCTGAAGAAGTTCAGGAAGATAGCAGCTGGAGATCGACTCAGAGGACAGTACCAGGGTCTGAGTCAGGATCCAAACAGTCTGTCCAACCTTGATCAG GATTTGCCAAACAACATGATCCACCAAGTACCAATTAAGTCCCTcccccaggagtggctgtggtgTGAAACATGGTGTGATGATTCCTCAAAGAAGAGAGCAAAAACCATTGATCTG TGTAACAACCCAATGACCAAAGAGCccaagctgcaggcagccaTGAGGATAGTTCCAGAATGGCAGGACTATGATCAAGAAATCAAACTGCTCCAGAGTAatttccagaaggaaaaagaaatgggaaCACCAGCTGAGATGCCAGGACAACACACACAtg ATCCAGCAGCACATGTGGAATTATGA